Part of the Candidatus Zixiibacteriota bacterium genome, ATTACCGACCCGGATATCTTAAAGCCGGTACGCCTCAACAATGATAATCGGGCTGATTTGATGATCATACACTATCCCAATGGAGGGATCAATCGCGTTACGCTATTTATAACAAATAGTGTTGGATAGTAATTTATTCCGTTTAATAAAAAGAAATTAGAAGAAATTTATGTCCGGCTCCATGCTAAATATTGTGATCAAACTGGCGGCTCTTCTGCTGGCGGTGCTCTTGTGGTTCAATGTCGTTAGCCAGAAGCAATATGAATACGATATTTCATTGCCCTTGAAAGTCTTCGAGTTCCCGGATGATCTGGCGGCGATTACGGCATGGCCCGAATCGCTTACGGTTAAAGTTCAGGCCGATGGGAGTATTCTTCTCCGAAACGATTGGAAAGAGGACGGATTGCGACTCCGAGGAGGTCGGCTAAAACGAGGTTATAATAATTTTATATACAACCTCGAAACGATTGCCCTGGTTCGTTCCGAGGGTATTAGTCTTTTGGAAATTGTTAATTCTCCCGAAGCGCGGGTTCAACTGGATCGCGTCGATTCGGCGTACAGGCCGATCGCATCCCTCCTGGCGGTAGTGCCCGATGAGGATTATATGGTCGTAAAAGGCACTCTGTCTATTGAACCGTCCGAGGTGATGATAACGGGACCGGCGTCGGTGCTCAGGCAAATTGATTCCGTATTTACCGAAGCGAAAATAATTGATAATGTCGATGAGCCAGTTTCTTACAATGCCAAACTGGAAGTTTCCTCCGATGCCCAGATTACGTTTGGGCACGATTCCGCCACGGTGAACATCAATATCGACCGGATATTATCACGACGTATCGATTCCGTTCAGGTAAGCATTGAAAAAGCAATCAACGATAAAACAATCATATTGGATCCGGCCACAATAAGCTTAGTTGTTAGCGGGCCCGAATCTTATTTTGATTCGCTCGTAACATCTTCATTAACGGCTCAGATCGATTTACCGACCGACGCGTTGGCAGGATACGCTGTCCCCCAAGTGGACTTACCTCCGAATTTTTCGATAGTGAAAATTATACCCGATTCAATCAGGGTCGTTATTACACCATGATCGTTCTCGGCATAGAAACTTCATGCGATGAAACCTCCGCGGCCGTTGTCCGGGACGGTCGAAAAATATTATCCAATTGCATTTATTCTCAGGAGATACATCAAAAATACGGAGGCGTTGTTCCCGAACTCGCCAGCCGCGAACATATAAAGAAACTCATTCCTATTATTAACGAGGCCCTGAACGAAGCAAACATGTCTTTGAATGATATTGATATTTTTGCCGCCACCTACGGACCCGGATTAGTCGGTGCGTTACTGGTCGGACTGACAGCGGCCAAGTCGATGGCTTACGCCTCCGGTAAAGATTTCTGTGCCGTAAATCATCTGGAGGGACATATTGCCGCTAATTTGCTGGCTCATCATGATGTTTGCGGAAAGTTCTTGACTCTGCTTGTTTCCGGCGGACATACCATGTTGATCGATGTAATGGAAATGGGGAAATACACAGTATTGGGTAAAACTCTCGACGACGCCGCTGGTGAAGCCTTTGACAAAGTCGCCAAAATTCTCGGACTGGGATATCCGGGGGGAGCCGCGATAGACAAATTGGCTCGGGAAGGGAACCCGGATTTTATAAAATTTCCTCGAGCAGTTCTAAAAAAAAATTCTCTTGACTTTTCGTATTCAGGATTAAAAACAGCGGTAGCATTATATGTTCAGAAGTTATCACGGGACGAGCTCGAAGCACAAAAAGCTGATATAGCGGCTTCTTTTCAGGAGGCAACGATTGATGTTTTGGTTAAAAAATCAAAAATCGCGCTGAATAAAACCACCCCTGAAATCCTCGCTATCTCAGGCGGAGTCGCGGCGAATTCAAGATTACGTAAAAAAATGTCGGATATGTGTCATTCTATGGGAGTACGGTTAATCTACCCGCCTCTTAATCTATGCACCGATAACGCGGCCATGATCGCGGGTGCGGCCTATTTTCAATTTATGCGCGGAGAAATATCGGAGTTGACGGCCAACGCCGTCCCTTATCAAAAACTTGGCGAAAACATCTACGCAAAAAGATATAAAAAAGGCCGGAAATAATCCGGCCTTTTTATATATGTATTAGGTATGCTATAATTCATTCATGAGACTCTCCGCTTCTTCCTTAAGCGGTGATTGCAAATCAAGCTGTAAAGCCGTCTGCAGATATTTCCGAGCTTCAATACTATTTTCCAACTTTACAAAGGTTTTACCAAGATAGAAATTCAACTCCGCGTCTTTGGGAAATAAAATCGTTCCATTGTAAAATTGCAATCGAGCCAGCTTGTATTTTTCAATCGCGGTGTAAACTTTTCCGATGAGCAGATAAGCCGCCCGCTTATCGTGATAATAATGAAGTGCGTAAACCGCCATACCCTCGGCCCGCTTAAGGTTTTCGCCCGTTTCCAAATAGTGTTTGGTCAAATGATAATAGGCGTATCCGCTATGGCATTTCATATCAACCACTTTATTAAAACACGCCATGGCCGAATCGGTTTGACCCTGGTCGAGGTACCAGGCGCCCAACAAATCAAGAGCCTGACCGTTGGCGGTGTCAAGCGCCAATGCTTTATGCAAATTATCATAGGCCGAATCGGTCATGCCCTGGCCATGTTCAAATTGGGCTTTAAGGAAATAACTTTCCGATTCATCGGGATAGCGCACGACAAAATCCTTTAATAAATCGTACCCTTCATCCGGCAATCCCAATTCTACATATATCTCTGATAAGGCAGTTAGATACGGGACATAATCCCCGCTCCGTGTGTATAAAACTTCCGCTATCGATTTGGCATTATCCCAATCATTTTTTTCTTGATATACTTCGAGGTGCGTTTCCAGAAACTCGATATCATTTTGCAGTCTGAATGGCAATCGCTTGAATAAATCAACGGCGGTATCATAGTCATTATACTTCAAATATATTTTGCTCAATTGGGAATAATATTCAGGCTTATAATGAGGGAACTCAAGCAACCTCTGATACAGGCGTTTAGCTTCATCAAACATGCGTAGTCTGAAATAATACCCGGCCGCCAACTCCAGCCATTCCTGATCGTCCCATTTGAGCGAGACGCTATCATCAACAATTATAATCGCGGAATCTTTTACATCTCCGGACGCATACATCAAATGGGCTTTGAAAAAATTCATGTCAGGAAGATCGGTGAAGACATCCGCAAAATTCAAATACCGGGTATGGGCATCGTCCAACTGCAGGTCGGCCAGCAGACCGCTTATCAACGGTACAAAAAGATGACTCAGATAATCGTCCGGATAGCGCAAATTATCCGCTAAATCAAAAGCGACTTTTAAATGGGTGATGGCAGAAATCGTATCGTTGAAAAAGGAATAATATTTTGCCTTTAATTCATACGCCGGCGGTGTGTTGATATAAGGCTCCATGAATTTATTAAATACTATTTCGGCATCACCGTAATTACCCAGCATTCTTTCGGCATAAGCGGTGGATACGTAAGCAGGACCGCAATTGTCATATCTGTCAGTTAATTCTCGGGATAATGACAAAGCCTCGTTCGGTCGGCGTTCATCGATTAATGATTTGATTAGCCTTAGTTTCAATTGAATATTGTCGGGGTTGTTTTGTGACCATTGACGGGCGTAATGAAGCGCCGAATCGCCCAGGTTTAGATATCTATAAAGATCAATCAAATAATTAAACTGCTCTTCGGTTTCAAACTCCAATTCTGATAATTCCGCAAGAGCTATTTTTATTTCTGCTTCGTCTCCCATACGGAATGTCCGGTCGGTCTTTGCCAGGGAAATCATTTTGCTTTCAGGTGTTTTCGCGGCGGCCTGATCAATATAAAATTGGGCGCTATCAAAAATGTTCTGGCGCATGAATAAGCCGGCGGCATAAAGATCGTATTTATAATTTTCCGGATATTTCCTCATGAGGATGCGATTCATCAGGTGGCCGTTTTGAAAATAATTTAACTCGATCGCAAGTTGAGTAAATTTTTCCATGGCCGGTAAAAATCCGGCGTCACGAGGTGCGGCATCAAGATAGCCAATTAACGCATCCCATTCCAACCCTTGATATTCATTCAATAGTGCCCGGCAATAGATCGCTTCGGCACTGAGACTGTCGGCGCTTCTGTAGTCATTTGCAATTTTTTCGGCCGCCGAATAATTTCCCCTCTCCAATTCCCATCCTATGCGGTCGAGATCATTTTCGGGAGCCTTCTCGCATCCGACCGACATCAACAATACAATGAATAAACCAAATCCCGCGTTTACGAATAATTTCATCAACTCTTCTCCAACTGCCTAATTAATTATTAAATTCTTTTACACTTTCACGTCAATAATATCGGAAATTTAATTTATTTTTCATGCTCAAGCAAATTATATGCGAAAATAAAAACTTTTTTATTGTTAGATTCGGAAACTGATATATATTTTTAAGTATGGCGGAATTAAAGGCTGAGAATCTGGTGAAAATCTACGGCCGCCGAAAGGTTGTCGGCGGCGTATCGATAGACGTAAAGCCCGGAGAAGTTGTCGGTTTGCTCGGTCCCAACGGGGCTGGTAAAACGACAACCTTTTACATGATTATGGGATTTATCAAATCCGAATCGGGGGAAGTTTTTCTTGGTGAGGAGCGAATGACCAAAATGCCGATGTATCGGCGAGCTCGCAAGGGGATTGGGTATTTACCGCAGGAAAGTTCGGTCTTTCGCAAATTATCGGTTGAGGATAAT contains:
- a CDS encoding CdaR family protein, producing the protein MSGSMLNIVIKLAALLLAVLLWFNVVSQKQYEYDISLPLKVFEFPDDLAAITAWPESLTVKVQADGSILLRNDWKEDGLRLRGGRLKRGYNNFIYNLETIALVRSEGISLLEIVNSPEARVQLDRVDSAYRPIASLLAVVPDEDYMVVKGTLSIEPSEVMITGPASVLRQIDSVFTEAKIIDNVDEPVSYNAKLEVSSDAQITFGHDSATVNINIDRILSRRIDSVQVSIEKAINDKTIILDPATISLVVSGPESYFDSLVTSSLTAQIDLPTDALAGYAVPQVDLPPNFSIVKIIPDSIRVVITP
- the tsaD gene encoding tRNA (adenosine(37)-N6)-threonylcarbamoyltransferase complex transferase subunit TsaD → MIVLGIETSCDETSAAVVRDGRKILSNCIYSQEIHQKYGGVVPELASREHIKKLIPIINEALNEANMSLNDIDIFAATYGPGLVGALLVGLTAAKSMAYASGKDFCAVNHLEGHIAANLLAHHDVCGKFLTLLVSGGHTMLIDVMEMGKYTVLGKTLDDAAGEAFDKVAKILGLGYPGGAAIDKLAREGNPDFIKFPRAVLKKNSLDFSYSGLKTAVALYVQKLSRDELEAQKADIAASFQEATIDVLVKKSKIALNKTTPEILAISGGVAANSRLRKKMSDMCHSMGVRLIYPPLNLCTDNAAMIAGAAYFQFMRGEISELTANAVPYQKLGENIYAKRYKKGRK
- a CDS encoding tetratricopeptide repeat protein, producing the protein MKLFVNAGFGLFIVLLMSVGCEKAPENDLDRIGWELERGNYSAAEKIANDYRSADSLSAEAIYCRALLNEYQGLEWDALIGYLDAAPRDAGFLPAMEKFTQLAIELNYFQNGHLMNRILMRKYPENYKYDLYAAGLFMRQNIFDSAQFYIDQAAAKTPESKMISLAKTDRTFRMGDEAEIKIALAELSELEFETEEQFNYLIDLYRYLNLGDSALHYARQWSQNNPDNIQLKLRLIKSLIDERRPNEALSLSRELTDRYDNCGPAYVSTAYAERMLGNYGDAEIVFNKFMEPYINTPPAYELKAKYYSFFNDTISAITHLKVAFDLADNLRYPDDYLSHLFVPLISGLLADLQLDDAHTRYLNFADVFTDLPDMNFFKAHLMYASGDVKDSAIIIVDDSVSLKWDDQEWLELAAGYYFRLRMFDEAKRLYQRLLEFPHYKPEYYSQLSKIYLKYNDYDTAVDLFKRLPFRLQNDIEFLETHLEVYQEKNDWDNAKSIAEVLYTRSGDYVPYLTALSEIYVELGLPDEGYDLLKDFVVRYPDESESYFLKAQFEHGQGMTDSAYDNLHKALALDTANGQALDLLGAWYLDQGQTDSAMACFNKVVDMKCHSGYAYYHLTKHYLETGENLKRAEGMAVYALHYYHDKRAAYLLIGKVYTAIEKYKLARLQFYNGTILFPKDAELNFYLGKTFVKLENSIEARKYLQTALQLDLQSPLKEEAESLMNEL